A window of Ranitomeya variabilis isolate aRanVar5 chromosome 2, aRanVar5.hap1, whole genome shotgun sequence contains these coding sequences:
- the RPS12 gene encoding small ribosomal subunit protein eS12, which produces MAEEGISAGGVMDINTALQEVLKTALIHDGLARGIREAAKALDKRQAHLCVLASNCDEPMYVKLVEALCAEHQINLIKVDDSKKLGEWVGLCKIDREGKPRKVVGCSCVVVKDYGKESQAKDVIEEYFKCKK; this is translated from the exons ATGGCCGAGGAAGG CATTTCTGCTGGAGGTGTAATGGATATTAACACCGCTCTTCAAGAAGTGCTGAAGACCGCACTTATACATGACGGCCTGGCCCGTGGGATCCGGGAAGCTGCCAAGGCTCTTGACAA ACGCCAAGCTCACCTGTGCGTCCTCGCTTCCAACTGTGATGAGCCAATGTACGTGAAGCTAGTTGAGGCTCTGTGTGCTGAGCATCAGATCAATCTCATCAAG GTTGATGACAGCAAGAAGCTAGGTGAATGGGTGGGACTCTGTAAAATCGACAGAGAAGGCAAGCCCCGCAAGGTGGTTGGCTGTAGCTGTGTGGTTGTCAAG GACTATGGCAAGGAATCCCAGGCCAAGGATGTAATTGAAGAATACTTCAAGTGCAAGAAATGA